Below is a window of Anaerolineales bacterium DNA.
TATTGCTTTCGACATCCACAACGTCCCGAACTGTGTTGTCCTCATAATACTCGTAATATTTTTGACCTTCTTCCACTATCATTTCCTCGTTTTCATGCTTGATTTGCTCAATTGTCAACTCATGCAGAAGAGGAAGTGGTATCGATATAAATGTATTGACGAACTGGGCATATATTCCGCCTGTATTGCGAGCAGTAACCTTTAGAACACAACTTGTTTCTATATGTTGTTTATTTTCAAATTGGCTGAAATAGCGTTTGGTTGCAAGTTCAATCTTGAAATCCAAACCAATCTTTGGATATTGCTTTCTTCCCATCGTGTCCCGTATTTCGTAATCTTCCATGGGAACAGCCTGAAAATTAAAACGCTTGTAGTATCTCCAATCAGTTGCCTGATGTGCAGTAGTGCTTTGGGGTATTTCTACGACATAGGCTACGTGATTTAGCGCCGAGTCTAGTTGTATAGGATAAATTAGCAAGCCATCTATTCGTGGACGGATATTGTTTATAACTTGCTCTAACCATTCTTTGGAAATTTTATCTTGTTCAATTGGATCTATTTTTTCTGGGAGATGCTTTTTATCTGGCGATCCATATTCTTTGACCCCATAAATAATCCTTCCACCCGACGAATTTGCCATTGCAGAAACGTCTTTGGTAATTTCTCTCATTTTTCCATCGCTCTTCCCAAGTGCCTCGGCAGCTTTATATTCCAGAACGAGACTTTCTTGAATTTCAATATCAATGTACTGTTGAACTGCTTGTTGATTCCATAGATCAGTCATTACTCACCTTGTCCATTTAGGAATATATTAAGTTCATTATCTAGTAGGCTAAAGGCTGGCGTATGTGGTGATGAGGCGGTCGTGGATTCCGTTCGGGTGTAGAAAAAATTCGAAGCCAGAAAAATATACGAAAACAGCGTCGAGTCCCCGGCGTCTACTGCACACTGTGTTTGGCAGTGATTGCCATTGTGGTTCATTGGTTAATGCCAACATAGATAGGCGTGGAATTTGATAAATGTCAAGTTGGCAGCCATTTGGTGAAATAAGTGATTATTCCGAGATCGCCCACGTCAAGCGAAATATCAACAGTTGCATTTCCGGGTAATGCCTTAAGCTCCAGTAATTTCTGCTGTGTATCAGGTTCCAATGTGGCACTAGGCAGTATTATTGACCGTGGACCAAGATCAAGATCCATTCCCATGAAATGAAGCTTTGATTCAGGATTACCGAATTGCCACTTCGTAATTATACTTTTTTCATAGGCAGAAGCTAACTTTAGCGCAGCATCTATAGGCAGAGTAAAAGTATATTTTAGAGCATTAGTTCGAATCGAACCATATGTCAGTACTTCTACAAGAACTTTCATTTTTCGTCGTTCCGCAATCGTTATCGTTTCAGGGAATTGAATTAGTTGTCCAGTTTTCTTTTGAATTAATGCCAAATCATCAATCATTTCACAGAAATCATCCGCTAACTCTAAATTAATATCTTTGGGTAAGCTCTCTTTGAAAGAGAAGCCAGTTGTCAGATTGGTGATTTGAAACCATCTTCCATTCTTAGTAGCAAGGCTAAATTTTAAAAATTTTTGAATCTCTAATACATTACTACCCGCGAAATAAAATCTAAAATTAAAAGTGGATATTTGTTTTACATAATTCAATATCCATTTTACTTTCAACGGGATTGGTTGGTGCTCGTTCGAAAGCGTCGTTTCTTCTGAGCCGGCTTGAACAACTCTAAAATCAATATATGGAATTTCTCCTAGGTTATTATCATGTTCGTCTAATATTTCGAGTTTTCCTATAAATCCTTCATTTGTCTGTGCCGTTCCGATTTCGATTTCTCTCGTTTCAAACTTTCCTAAATGAGCAAGAAGGTCAGGAGCTATTTGTGCGGGATCGAACCCTTCAAAATAACGTGAGTCAAGTTTTACAGTTTCACCTGTTTTAAAGGCATTTTCTAGCGCTTTACGAGCCTCCTGCGCCTCTTGGCTTTGATCGAACTTAAAAATGCCACTCAATTCCACAGGATGGTCATCTAGAGCTCCTGGGTATTTACCATATGCTTCAATTTTAACGCTTTCTTCATCGAGAGCGGAGATACGATAGCCAACATATGGATTTTGAATTGTTTGAATTGCCGTTAGCCATAAATTTTGACCATGTGCTTTCAAAACTCTTTGTTCTATTTCTTTTACAGCTTTTTGGTCAAGTTTATACTGCATCGGAATACGAATAGTGGCGGTTATTTGATTACACCAGTCCGTCTTGAGGTTATTGCGAATAAAATCTTGAATCCATATCCAATACCCCACCTTCTCTTTAGAATCATAAATTGAAAATATAACGAGTTCTGTACGCTGTAAGAAGTATTGTAAGGTGCTTGTATTGCAACTATAGCTGATATATCCGCTTTTTAAGATTTCTAACGAATCCGTTCCCTTCAACTGTAGTAAGAAATGGGCGCCAGAAACGTTACCATTAATAACAATTTCTACTACTAAGTCAATACCATAATCTTTATAACCATTTTCAATTATCCATTCAGAAGGGAACATTTGTCTAATAAATTGCCTTGATTCATCATCTAAAATATGCTCTCTGGGTCTTTGAGGTAGTCTAACCATTTTTTAAACCTTTGTTGAAATGTCGACTGTGTACGCGTGACAAGAATTCAATGGTTGTCAGCGAGGAGTTTTAAAGATGCCAAAAACAGAACTGGCTAACGATTTGCATTACCAGCTGTCGGGCGGAACGTGGTTTCGGTTTGGGAGCAGGAATCCGATTAGGCGTAGAAAAAATCTGTATACCGCGCAGACTCCGACCACTCAGGTGCAATCTGTGTGAACTATCGTTCTCCCTTCCGTAGGCATGGCTTCGTCTTCAGTCAGTCCTGAGAACTCAATACTGCGAACTTAGTTATAAACCACTTAGCAACTTGTTTGGGGCTCTCGTCCAGTATTTACCCTCCAATGAGCAATATAACAAGCCTGCCAATTTTGTATCATAACATGGTTAATTACTATCTTCATCTATTTCCTGGGGGTGGCGGTGACGGCTCTGCTGGTGGCTCTGGCGGTGGCTGCGGTGATGCCTTTAGCTGCTCTTGTATATAAATAATTGCCATGATATTCACCTCCTTTCTCTGAGTGATTTAATTGCATAACATTGATGTCTCTCTCAAAAAACAAATATTATCGTTCAGAGAGTACAAGTACAGGATCGTTGTCTTCCCCTTCTACCTCGTATATATTAAGTAATTCATTGCCATGCTCTTTGTTGACAAAAGACCAGTAGTTTTCAGCAAAGTACCGCGCAGCCCGTCCGTTTGTGTACGGCCAAGGGCTAAAAAGGACTAAGACCGTATTGTCTGCTTCCGCTCGGGATTTATAGATTAGGAAATTCATATGGTCTTGATTCGGGACAAAAAGGTTGCCTCTTATTTCGTAACAATACTTAGGCACTTCACTCGTCTGTCTGTAACGAATAAGCCCCTTTGATATCCGGTAGAGGATTCTATTACCTTGTGATGTTTGCCCGAAGATGATCAAGTTCATGCGCTCATTCTCATCAAACTGGTCACTGAGATTACCTTCCCCATCACTGAGCACGAGCCTCAGGCCTTTAGACTTTCCTATCTCTGCGAGGAAGGTATAAATGTGAGAGAGACCTATAGCTGAGTCTACACTGAGTACGTTTCTTATTCCCGTGAGTTCTCTTACCAGGTGAGATCTTGCTAAAATAGTCGTTTGATTCCTATTGTCTCTCATGTTTCCAAAGAATGATGAAAGATCATTATGGCTAGTTAAGATGCGCTCCGATACTGAAGACCACTTTCCGCCGATTGCTTGGCAGAGTTTCTTCAACTCCGCTGGCTCATAGATAAGTTCAGAGAGGTTGCACCAGATCGGTACTTTTAATAATGTGGGTACCGCATTTATGTCTAATACAACAGGTATCGCCTTATTATTTAGGAATCCAGGATCTTGATGACGCACCTGTTCTAGTTCATCTTGGCAAAACTTGGAATTACGAAAGTTCTCAGTGCAGATGAACAGGACATGTTTAGAGGTGTCGATGTATTCATAAATCGTGCTTGGCAGGGGTCTGCCAGGTAAGAAATCTGCATAATCAATTGCGTACTCTACTTGCCAAGATTCGATCATGGGTATAAGGAAATCTTTGACCCATTTAATATCATTATGGTTGTAGCTTATGAATAGATCCCGCATTGGATGATCACCTTCTTTATTCATTTATAGTGCTTAAGGTACGACTTTTTTTGTGGATAAAAAGTGCATATGACGCAACTTTGCGGTATATTTTGCTGTCTACACGCCTAATAAATATTATACATCTAGGGTAGCATGCTTCCGCTGAAAAAAGACTTTATGATCAGATCAGTGATTAGTTGCGGCTGAAGAATTAAGCTTACCGGACAAAGAAATCGGATCTGTATTGGATCAAACAATAGACTCAAGATTTATTCCCCGCTGAGACCTTGTCGAGATATACCAGATCTTGCTCAAATCGTGCTGCATAGCAAAACCTATTTACTGATGTATTATTTTATATATCCCCGCTGGTTGGAAACAGACATTGACTTTATTTTTATTTACGTGGCTAGATGTTGCTGAACTTTTCTCAGGCTCGCTCATCCAGCCATCGGACCAACTCCAACCAGGTAAATTGCTTTATCCACCCATTCTCAAGCAAATCATCTCGAGTTTTTATCCATTGGTCTGGGATTTCAACGACCATGGATTTTCTCCCCGATTGCTCCAGCCAGGCTCCTGCCATTTGGAGCATTGACGGTATTAAATCCAGACAATCTTTTTCGACGATAGGTTGAATCAATAGGCCTTTTTGCTGCCGGTCCTGAAAACCAGCGCACAAGAAGCCGATCGTTTCACCCGAAGAAACGATGGCTTTGATCCATCTGGAATACCTGGTAAATCTGGTATACAGTTTTTGCCACCCAGATAAAAAATACTGGGTTTCAGCGCTGCCTTTGACATTCAAAACGGGGTGAGGAGTAGACTTGTTCTCAATTTCTTTGAATAATACCCGATCCGCTCGGTTGATTTCTCGGGCTGATATCGGCTTGCTTGAACCATTAATTTTTGGCAACGGTAAGGTATGTTCGTAGACGGAATACCGATTGAACACTTCAAATCCCTGCTTCTTCAAGTTTTGGAGGGATGCTGTGTTTGTCTCCAGCACTTGCGCCATGGCAAATGGGAAGCCACGCTGGGCTATTCGTTCCAAGCGCCGGACAAGAAGCGCCTGCCCTACTCCCTGTCGCCGGTATTCGGGATCGACCATCAAATTGGTGACCGACATCCGTTTATCACGCCCGATGTACATTCCCCCGCCAACCACTTTCCCATCCTTCTCGGCCACAAACCCTTCCCATTTAATTCCCATCAAGGTCGTTAGCATCCGATACGGTATCATTTTCCAGCGAAATATCCTGCGGGTTTCCCTCTCAAAATCTTCTGGAGTTAGGCCTCCTGCGATCCATTCTCCGGCGAAGGATAATTTAGAGATGCGGATGAAGTCATCCACGTCCGTGTAATTAAAATTCCGGATTTTCAGGTCATTCATTTCAATTTATCCAAAGAGTAGCGGCTTGATTTCACGTTGAACCTGTATACTTAGATCTTCAATTTTACCGAAACTGTCGTTCCTTTTCCTAGCTCAGTGGCAATGTTCAAATCCGCTCCAATCATGGTGGCTCGTTCCTTCATATCCAAAAATCCATAATGCGAACCGACCTGCCCCTGGCCGTCATTCGAAATCCCAATGCCATCGTCCTCGATCGTGAGTTCTAAGAAACCGTCGTCTTGTCTTGCAGTGACGGTCACCTGGTCTGCCCGGGAATGCTTAAGAACGTTGAAGAGTGATTCTTGTACAATCCTGTAGATCGCGGTAGCCTGTTCATCCGGTAACTTGAATTCTTCTTTCAGGCCGTTACGCCAAAGGATCAGGAGATTATCACCGGCCAGTTGCTCCATATCGTTGACCATGTCCTTCAGCGCCAATATAAGCCCCTGATCCAGCAAGCTGGGTCGTTGTGCTTTAATGGTTTGCCTTAGCATTGTAATCGATCGATCAACAAGAGCAGATGCCTCGGTATCAGATTGAGTCAGGCGTTGCTTTACGAAGAAAAGATTCTGCAACACCGAATCGTGCAAATCGCGGGCAACCTTTTTTCGCTGTTCTTCATCCGAACGGACTAGTTTTCGTGTCAAACCTCTGAGCGCTTCGACGAGAATAATATTGGCGATGGATAATGCAGCTTGCTGCCCCACCGTGCCAACAATCTGAAGATCCTGATTCGAATAAATGTCCCCGACTGTGCGGTCTCCTAAGATCAAGACGCCGTATAAAGTTGCGTGGTAAAAGATAGGTACAAACAATTGAGCCCATTGAAATTGCTTCCAGAGTTCAGCCGTGTCAGGGTTGACTAAATTCCATATATTCTGAGCACGGATCGGCCTTTGATCTGCGGACAACATTTTACTTATTTCATCGCCTTGTGCGATGGAAAAGGTATTATCGCCACTTTCTTGAAGCACCAGGTTATCACCTTCTAATAACAAAAGGGCGCTTTTTTCTACCTTCATTTCGGCTGGAAGGTCATGTGTCAGCAATTTTATGAAGGTGGGACGATCAATCGCTTGCGCCAATCGATTCGATAACGTAGAGGTGACAGAGGTAAAGTCATAGTAGCTCCCATACAGTATACGGTCCACCTGCATTTGTATCCTTTTCTGAAATGCAGCTGAAGGAAGGGTTACCAGGACGCATAGGATACTACCTGCAATAGCCACCTGGGAAGGCAAATTGAACGGGATAGAAATCACACTCAGAATGATCAGTGATGTAAACAGGATGCCCAGCGTCATCAAAAAAAAGACAATGGCCCGATTAATGATGAAATCGATTTTTAATAGCTTGTGTTGATAAATGACGTACCCATACGAAATCGGAATCAAAATCATGAAGAGGATACTGATATAGCTCGGGATGAGGATGAACCGGCTATTTGGACCGAATATCAAGTTGGGGAGTTCGCTAAACAAGAAAAAGGGGATGAAACCTGTCAAGGTTCCCAGGAAAATAATACCTGTCTGCCTTTTAATATCTTTGTCCATGATGAAAAAGCGGTTTTTCAACAATAAGCCTATACTCAGAAGGCAGGAAAGGTAAAACACGTAGTTTATCGCGTTAGCCGTTATGGTTGTTCGCGGATACACTTGATGAACCGCATTAAATATTTGCTGGGCGATATAAGAAATCGCCAGTACCAGAGATAAACCAAATAAAATCCGAAGTATGATATTACGGGCCCGACTCGAAAACGTGGGGACAGGAAAGTATAGATGGGCAGCGGTGGTAATGAAAATCGAAGCAGAGAAAGCAAGCATCGTCCATTCCGGTGCTAACCACGTGCAGCTAACATAACCGGGTCCCGTGGTCGTGATCACCACGCCTGCCAATACCCAGACGATTGCCACTAAACGAGCGCGAATATCCGCAGGGCGAGAAAAGAACAGAATGACCAATCCCAAGCTGTAAAATGCCAGGGAGAGTAATTCAATAGGAATTATATTCGCCAGGTAGTCGAGATGGTCTGCATAACTTCCTACTTGAACGGGGATCGTAAGTGTCTGCTGACCGCGCTGGACAACGTACACTTCAATATCCCCAGACTTTTTCGGTTGATGAACTGGGACGTTTAGATTCTTTATTTCGCGTCCATCAATCGTTTTTACGATATCCCCCACACGAAGACCTGCTATTTCACCCGGCCCCCCTGAGTTGAGCCTGCCGATAATGGCTGAATTCTGGGCTTGACTATCGTAATCCAACCAGACCCCGGTAACCGGGACAAAGACATAATAGGTAACGTTATAGAAAAGGATCAGCAGAAACGTCACGAAAGTGAAGCCAACTTGAAAGCCCGTACTTTTGACGAAATTAATAATTTTAGGTAAACTCTGATCGGTTGTTATATTCATCAACCACCTCATTGGCAAGTGAGGGGATTCGTTTAAGGATTAGAGACGGAATTCTTTCCAGGATAAGTTTTTCCCGGGATGGGGGAAGAGAGCTCAAGCTTTCCAATGCTCGCGATTTCCATTGCAATAAGAGCTCTGCTATCGCATGGATCACCCCAGTCTTTTGTAATAAATCACTCCATTCAGCTCTGGAATTTATTTTAGGGAATATAATGTTTTCTTCACTGACCGTCATTAAATATAAAAGGAGAGGCAATGAAATTTCCCAGTTAATCGCCTCTTCGGAATTGCTGAATGCATCCCGACAGTCATCAAAGAGCTGTAGTATCACTCCAAGGGCAGTGCCATAATCCCCCAATGCCTCTGAAATCGTTTCGTTAGCGCCTGCCACTGCAGCACCACCCTGCGTAGCAGCTCGGAATACGCTGCCTGCTTTCAGAATGATGTTTTCCCAATAAGTATTCAGAACCAATTCGACTGCTAACTGTTCTTGAATCAAGTCCCGGTGCTGTCCATAGGCAGCATCAAGGCCGCAGTTGGATAAAATCCTGGTAATTTGATTGGCCTTGGTTG
It encodes the following:
- a CDS encoding ATP-binding protein; protein product: MTDLWNQQAVQQYIDIEIQESLVLEYKAAEALGKSDGKMREITKDVSAMANSSGGRIIYGVKEYGSPDKKHLPEKIDPIEQDKISKEWLEQVINNIRPRIDGLLIYPIQLDSALNHVAYVVEIPQSTTAHQATDWRYYKRFNFQAVPMEDYEIRDTMGRKQYPKIGLDFKIELATKRYFSQFENKQHIETSCVLKVTARNTGGIYAQFVNTFISIPLPLLHELTIEQIKHENEEMIVEEGQKYYEYYEDNTVRDVVDVESNIYLSIPKYGPSRYDPILPGLSRTWEIILRGDFEKVDLDGLLIKWSTHVDNAPVSEGQVAVSDIRIIDDRNA